The nucleotide window GCCGGTGGGGGACTGGAGGTAGAAATCAGCGTGGCAGCCGGGCTCGTATCCTTCCAACGGTGCTTCATCGGGCGTTTGGAGTGTCACGAGGGAGAGGCCGTGTGCGTTGTTGACCTCAGTGACGGTCAAAACGATGCGGCCGTTGGCATCGCCGCTTTTGGGGCTATCGGTGCTAGCGCGTTCGGCGCTCTTAGAGGCCTCATTTTGTGGGCGCGCCGCCAGCGCTGCTGCTCGATCTTCGGCATTCGGATCTTGCGATTTGCCCTTCCCCCTAAACAGGGCCCCGAAACCGCTCATACCTTTGCCGCGCGCGCTCACGAATTCCTCCATCTACCTGCGGATATGCAAGAACTATAGTGTGACTAATTACTTCGGCAAACCGTCAGGAAAACACAATCTAAAAACGGTTGCCGCTCCATTTTGTAATAGTTACGATAGATTCACGCAAACGTGATGGACGCCACAATCGCTCCTTTGTGGGTCTCACGCCATTAGGTTTGCGCTGAATTCCTGAAAAAGGAAAGGACTTTCATGACCGCGACTATTGATCCGCGTCGCGAGAATCAGCATCAAGACACGTTGAGGCCTGAGATTCTCCCGATGTCGGACAACCCGTACGAGGATTTCCGCTATTTCTACCGCGACGGCATGCCGCTGCGGCCGGCGCCGAAGCGCCGCACCAAGACGCCAGGTTGGTCCACACTGCGCCACAACCTCTTCGATAGGTGGCACACCGTCGCCGACAGCTGGGATGGATACGACTCGTTCCAAACCAAGCTGCTCGACGACCACATGTGGCAAACCGACGAGACCGGTGCGAAGCTGGCCGAGGCGTTTAAGCGCGACGGTGCCAAGAAATCCCGTGCGGACTTCGAAACCGCGCTGAACGAGGGCATCGACAAGGTTGCAGACCCGTCGCCGGAGCTCGTCGAGTTCTTCGCAGAGGTGGACAACATCCCGGAATGGATCGACCTCGAAGCTGCAGAGCGTGGCCGCGTCGCGTACTACAACGTCACCCCGTCCGCTGAGCTGCTGTCCATCGGGTTCGCGTATTGGGCAACCACGATGGAGGACCGCACCTCCGCTGCCACGGGTGAGACCCAGATGTTCGAGCTTGAGGCCTTCACCCGAGTGATGGAGACGGTGAAGTTCTTCGTTGACCTGGGCAAGAAGGGCGTGTTCGACCGCTACTCGGACGGTCTCAAGGCTGCGGTGCGCGTGCGTCTACTCCACGCCCAGGCGAACCGCGGCCTGGAGAAGTTGTGGGGCCCGGAGCACTACAACGAGTTCGGTCGTCCGATCGGCTCGTCCTTCCTCGTCTCCGGCGAGGGCTGGTTCGCCCTCATGCCGATCGGCGTCGACGAGTTCTTCGGCCGCTACCACTCCGGCGAGGAGTGGGATGACGTCGCCATGTACTGGGCGTGGGTGCTGCACCTCATGGGTGCGGAGGAGCGCCTGATCCCCAAGACCGGCGACGAGATGCGCAAGATGACCGATTTCATCTACGCCAACGGTGGCTACTCCTCGACGTACCACGTCCAGGTCGCCACCGCCCTGATGGACATTCTGGAAAAGCTCGATCCGCAGATGCCGGGCCAGGTGCTGGGCGCGCTGTCGCTGGTCATCGGTGACGCAGACACCAAGTTCATGGTCAAGGGCTCCCGCTTCGAGGACACCCCCTACCTGCACTGGAAGCTCGCGTTCGCGGCGAAAGCCAAGGCTGAAGCTGTGATCTGGAGCCTACGCGACAAGCTGCCGGGGGCTGAGGCCGCCAAGATCAAGAAGGCCGCCGACGGCAAGCCGCCTTGGTCCGATGTGTTTAAGCAGATCGAGGACTACGTGGCGGAGAACGCGCCCGACGTCAAGGCCGAGTACAAGCTTCACGACGATTCCAAGGAAGCACTGCGCTAAGCAGCGGCAACCACCCCGACACTGAAGGAGCAAGACCAATGACTCAGACTTTCACCGAGAACCCATTGGCCGCCGACCACTACGATCGCACCGGTTGGCCGGCGAACCGCGGTAGCCGCGAAGAGTTCGTCGCAAAGTTCGGCGAAGATCGCGCGCAGCGTTTCGAGCAGGCGTACTGGGCGATGGATCCGATCGCGGACGCGCTGTACACCAGCGGCAACAAGAGCAAGGACGTCATGCCGAACCTGCGTGACGCGCTGGCGCGCGGCAAGGCAGACGAGAACACCCTGCCAGAGGTCGCTGCGCTTATCGACGACATGAATGCCGCGCTCGAAAACGTTGACTGGGAGCGCATGGAGCGCGGCCAAAAGGCTGCGCTTTCCGTCCCGGTCCTGGCGCAGAACCTCTCTCTCGGCCCGGGCGCGCTGATCCACACCTACTCCACCCCGTCAATCGCGGACATCCTGGTCAACACCGGAGAGTTGACCGAGGGTGCCGTTCACCGCCTCGCCTACACCACCAACTGGATCTACTCGGTCTATCTCAAGGACGAGCTGAAACCGGGAGGGACCAGCTACATCCACACCGGCATGGTGCGCGCCATGCACGCGCACGTACGCCGCGTCCAGACCAAGCTGGGCCTGGACTACTCCGAGTGGGGCGCGCCGATCAGCGAGTTCGACATGTTCCGCACCTGGTTCGACTTCACCTACATCGCGTTCACCTACTGCCGCAACCTTGGCTACCGCATGTCGGTGGAGGAGGAGCAGGACCTGTTCTACCTGTGGCAGGTCGTTGGTCTGATGCTGGGCATCCCGGGCGATCTCCTCGCACCGGAGACCGACATCGACGCCTCCCAGGAAACCATCGACGCGATCCACTTCGTCGACGGTGAGCCGAACGATGCGTCGCGCGCGCTTGTCGACGCCCTGTTCAGCGGCTTCGTCACCAACGTCAAAGCGCTGCTGCCGTTCCCGGACGAGTCCATCTACGACTGGATGTACGCTGCGACCCGCATCATGCACGGCGACGAGGTGGCGGACAAGTACAACGTGCCGCACGCCGTCTCCCGCCCCTTCACTGAACTGGCGGTGCCGCAGGTGCAGG belongs to Corynebacterium glaucum and includes:
- a CDS encoding oxygenase MpaB family protein, with amino-acid sequence MTATIDPRRENQHQDTLRPEILPMSDNPYEDFRYFYRDGMPLRPAPKRRTKTPGWSTLRHNLFDRWHTVADSWDGYDSFQTKLLDDHMWQTDETGAKLAEAFKRDGAKKSRADFETALNEGIDKVADPSPELVEFFAEVDNIPEWIDLEAAERGRVAYYNVTPSAELLSIGFAYWATTMEDRTSAATGETQMFELEAFTRVMETVKFFVDLGKKGVFDRYSDGLKAAVRVRLLHAQANRGLEKLWGPEHYNEFGRPIGSSFLVSGEGWFALMPIGVDEFFGRYHSGEEWDDVAMYWAWVLHLMGAEERLIPKTGDEMRKMTDFIYANGGYSSTYHVQVATALMDILEKLDPQMPGQVLGALSLVIGDADTKFMVKGSRFEDTPYLHWKLAFAAKAKAEAVIWSLRDKLPGAEAAKIKKAADGKPPWSDVFKQIEDYVAENAPDVKAEYKLHDDSKEALR
- a CDS encoding oxygenase MpaB family protein: MTQTFTENPLAADHYDRTGWPANRGSREEFVAKFGEDRAQRFEQAYWAMDPIADALYTSGNKSKDVMPNLRDALARGKADENTLPEVAALIDDMNAALENVDWERMERGQKAALSVPVLAQNLSLGPGALIHTYSTPSIADILVNTGELTEGAVHRLAYTTNWIYSVYLKDELKPGGTSYIHTGMVRAMHAHVRRVQTKLGLDYSEWGAPISEFDMFRTWFDFTYIAFTYCRNLGYRMSVEEEQDLFYLWQVVGLMLGIPGDLLAPETDIDASQETIDAIHFVDGEPNDASRALVDALFSGFVTNVKALLPFPDESIYDWMYAATRIMHGDEVADKYNVPHAVSRPFTELAVPQVQAGYDLLRANPEALEKEVQQNHQILLDALTHETSYMGQDEGIKMNDGEFRPGA